The Acidobacteriota bacterium genome has a window encoding:
- a CDS encoding CocE/NonD family hydrolase, whose translation MESGELFDRHVKQGKFLERPQTRSLLSGLILCACLWPGQALPGSDSRFPASDPPRNDILLENRVPVPMRDGTILYADVYRPLAEGRYPVLVARTPYSAEARPEPKFFSRRGYVFVIQDVRGRYESEGRWDPFRHEARDGYDTIEWAAGQPWSNGKVGMLGKSYLGLVQWQAAKEAPPHLVTIFPDVASTSPYHDFVTLNGGWRLSFNFGWGAVRQESRIGQNPRLHWSDSGSDNLAYDRVIWHLPLLDMQRLLGRQAQFYDQWIEHPDYDDYWKALNATEQFEKITIPVHNFGGWFDIFTQGTVDGYVGMRERGGSEVARQQSQMIVGPWGHGPSRTTGDLDFGPEAPVDVMAVQLRWFDYWLQGRNGLDQETPVKIFVMGRNRWRFEKEYPLPGTRYRKLYLNSDGGANSSRGDGRLGWNTPPADSPADRYLYDPDNPVPSLGGNNCCGTPTPAGPVDQRPIEQRRDVLVYTSGILEKEVEVTGPVKLVLYAASDAPDTDFVAKLVDVYPDGRAINVAEGILRARYRNGADRPELLQENRVYALTIDMVDTSNSFLPGHRIRLDVTSSHFPQFDRNPNTGEAFGTGASTRPARQTIHHSAEHPSHLLLPIIPAE comes from the coding sequence GTGGAGAGTGGAGAGTTATTCGATCGACACGTAAAGCAAGGAAAGTTTCTCGAGAGGCCCCAGACGAGATCCCTCCTGTCCGGGCTGATCCTTTGCGCCTGTCTGTGGCCGGGCCAGGCCCTCCCGGGATCGGATTCCCGGTTTCCCGCCTCCGATCCTCCCCGCAACGACATTCTCCTGGAAAACCGCGTCCCCGTTCCCATGCGGGACGGGACCATTCTCTATGCCGACGTCTATCGCCCTCTGGCCGAGGGCCGCTACCCGGTGCTGGTGGCCCGCACGCCCTACAGTGCCGAGGCCCGACCGGAGCCGAAATTTTTCTCCCGGCGGGGCTACGTCTTCGTGATTCAGGACGTGCGGGGACGGTACGAATCGGAAGGGCGTTGGGACCCGTTTCGCCACGAGGCCCGGGACGGCTACGACACCATCGAGTGGGCTGCCGGCCAGCCCTGGTCCAACGGCAAGGTGGGAATGCTGGGCAAGTCCTACCTGGGACTGGTGCAGTGGCAGGCCGCCAAGGAGGCCCCTCCGCACCTGGTCACCATCTTCCCCGACGTGGCCTCAACCAGCCCCTATCACGATTTCGTGACCCTCAACGGCGGCTGGCGGCTGTCCTTCAACTTTGGCTGGGGCGCGGTCCGACAGGAGTCTCGCATCGGACAGAACCCCCGCCTGCACTGGAGCGATAGCGGCTCCGACAACCTCGCCTACGACCGGGTGATCTGGCACCTGCCCCTGCTGGACATGCAGCGGCTGTTGGGCCGGCAGGCCCAATTCTACGACCAGTGGATAGAGCATCCAGACTACGACGACTACTGGAAGGCACTCAACGCAACCGAACAGTTCGAGAAGATCACCATTCCGGTGCACAACTTCGGCGGGTGGTTCGATATCTTCACCCAGGGCACCGTCGACGGCTACGTGGGCATGAGGGAAAGGGGCGGATCGGAGGTTGCCCGCCAACAGAGTCAGATGATCGTGGGACCCTGGGGGCACGGCCCCTCGCGAACCACGGGAGACCTTGACTTCGGCCCTGAAGCCCCGGTGGACGTCATGGCCGTGCAGCTCCGCTGGTTCGACTACTGGCTGCAAGGAAGAAACGGGCTGGACCAGGAGACACCGGTCAAGATCTTTGTCATGGGCCGGAATCGATGGCGATTTGAAAAGGAGTATCCGCTGCCCGGGACCCGCTACCGAAAGCTTTACCTCAACAGCGACGGCGGGGCCAACAGTTCCAGGGGCGACGGGCGACTGGGCTGGAACACTCCTCCCGCCGATTCTCCTGCCGACCGCTACCTCTACGACCCCGACAATCCCGTGCCAAGTCTGGGAGGCAACAACTGCTGTGGAACTCCGACGCCGGCGGGTCCCGTGGATCAGCGCCCCATCGAGCAACGCCGCGATGTGCTGGTCTACACCTCCGGTATTCTGGAGAAAGAAGTGGAAGTGACCGGGCCCGTCAAGCTGGTGCTGTATGCTGCTTCCGACGCTCCCGACACCGACTTCGTGGCCAAGCTGGTGGATGTCTACCCCGACGGCAGAGCCATCAATGTCGCCGAGGGAATCTTGAGAGCCCGCTACCGTAACGGTGCCGACCGCCCCGAGCTCCTACAGGAGAACCGGGTCTATGCCCTGACCATCGATATGGTCGACACCAGCAACTCCTTCCTGCCCGGACATCGCATCCGCCTGGACGTGACCAGCAGCCACTTCCCCCAATTCGACCGCAACCCCAATACGGGAGAGGCGTTTGGCACCGGTGCAAGCACGAGACCGGCTCGGCAGACCATCCATCACTCTGCCGAGCACCCTTCACACCTGCTTCTTCCAATTATCCCGGCGGAATGA
- a CDS encoding alpha/beta hydrolase gives MLLTVRPEAGNPSPAQSGFLTSSDGVRLHYLQAGQGHSIVFVPGWTMPAWIWEHQIAHFSRHYRVVAFDPRSHGDSERVTDGHYPNRLARDIRELTRHLELPPIVLVGWSMGALQVLTAVEQFGTEWLSAVVLVDEVLGYPPNAWIDSRRQGKGRLELQADRKRVTDRFVRGMYKRPQPEDYLQRIMAASLRTPTNAAVTLGASFAAVGDWRKILPEIDRPLLFVVTEPQRKQAEGVSTDVPSARVEVFEGAGHALFVDEPDRFNRLLEDFLIQAGLGP, from the coding sequence ATGCTGTTGACGGTCCGACCGGAGGCAGGGAATCCGTCGCCGGCCCAAAGCGGCTTTTTAACATCGAGTGACGGGGTTCGGCTGCATTATCTCCAGGCCGGTCAGGGGCACAGCATAGTTTTTGTCCCGGGTTGGACCATGCCTGCCTGGATCTGGGAACACCAGATCGCCCACTTTTCCCGGCACTATCGCGTCGTCGCCTTCGATCCCCGCTCACACGGCGATTCGGAGCGGGTGACGGATGGACACTACCCGAACCGGCTGGCTCGGGACATCCGGGAGTTGACCCGGCACCTCGAGCTGCCCCCTATCGTCCTGGTCGGATGGTCGATGGGCGCCTTGCAGGTCTTGACCGCCGTGGAGCAGTTCGGGACCGAATGGCTCAGCGCGGTGGTCCTGGTCGATGAAGTCCTGGGATATCCGCCCAATGCCTGGATCGATTCCCGCCGTCAGGGGAAGGGAAGACTGGAACTGCAAGCCGATCGCAAGAGAGTGACCGATCGCTTCGTCCGAGGCATGTACAAGCGGCCGCAGCCGGAGGACTACCTTCAGAGAATCATGGCCGCCTCCCTGCGGACTCCGACCAATGCGGCGGTCACCTTGGGCGCCAGTTTTGCCGCAGTGGGGGATTGGCGCAAGATACTGCCCGAAATCGACCGGCCTCTCCTCTTCGTGGTGACCGAGCCGCAGAGGAAACAGGCGGAAGGGGTCTCGACCGACGTTCCTTCAGCCAGGGTGGAGGTCTTCGAGGGGGCCGGTCACGCCCTGTTTGTCGACGAGCCCGATCGCTTCAATCGACTGCTGGAGGACTTCCTGATCCAGGCCGGATTGGGGCCCTGA